ATGCAGGATTATCTCAATGATAAGGATAACTATTTGTACCCGGCAGAATATTTTAAGCTTATCGTGATCCCTGTCAGCGAAACACCCACAGCACTTTATAAATACTTAAGCCCCAATGTGGTTAATCCACTGAAGGACATGCTTGAGGACTAACCGCCCAATGACGCTATGAGAAATTATTATATAGTATTCTTTCTGTTCTTATTATCTACCATTTCTTACTCTCAGGTGAAGGGCGACCTTGAAGTGGGCATAGGTATTGGGTACAACATGGCGACGATAAACGAGCCTGATGATTTTAATGATGTATATTCAAACAATAACAAAAACTTTAGTGTTTCTGCTGACTACAATTTTTCGAACCGCTGGAGCCTGAAAACCAAATTGATTTATGATACGAAAGGCTGGGATCAAGGGCCTCTGTATTTTCGTGGCGGAAGGCTTAGGGGTGCTAACGTAGACCTGCATTACCTTACTGTGCCGCTGATGCTCAACTGGCATTTTGGCGGCAAGCGCAATTGGTACCTCAATTTCGGGACCTATGCAGGCTACCTGATGGCTGCAGGTGAGAAAACTTCTAACGCCGATATTACTGAAGCTTTCAGGAAAACGGATTTTGGGTTAACCTTTGGTATCGGTGCCAAGATACCTGTAACAAAATACTTCAAGATCTATATTGAATATGATTTCCAAAACAGCTTTAACAGCATTTATAAAGACAGCACTATCCCTGAAGTCAGGAACATAAGGAGTGCTATTAATGTAGGGGTGAACTTTTTGGTGTTGTAAAAGTAGCGACACATTTTATGTGTCTCTACTATCAAAACAAAACGGGAACCTCTCAGTTCCCGTTCTCAAATTATTTCTTTAAATACGTATCAAAATACTCCGCGATCTTCTGGTTTAGGTGAACCCTGTCCTTGCCGCGCACGTTGTGCTCATGCGTAGGGTAGAGGAAGTAATCTACCTGTTTGCCTGCCGCTATGCAAGCCTGTATGAATTCCATGCTGTTTTGCTGTACCACTACAGGATCCTGCGCACCGTGTATCATCAGCAGCCTGCCTTTCAGTTTTGCTGCTTTGCCTATCAAGCTGTTGCCGGCATAACCTTCAGGGTTTTCCTGAGGTGTATCCATATAGCGCTCGCCATACATCACTTCATAATATTTCCAGTCGCATACCGGGCCGCCCGCAACGCCTACCTTGAATACATCGCTATGGTCAAGCATCAGTGAAGTAGCCATAAAGCCGCCAAAGCTCCAGCCATAAACACCGATCCTCTCGGCATCTACGAAGGATTTGCTTTTGAGGAAATCAACGCCTTTCATCTGGTCGGCCATTTCGTTTACGCCCAGGTTGCGGTGTACCACATGCTCAAAATCGCGCCCACGCGCATC
Above is a genomic segment from Flavobacterium album containing:
- a CDS encoding porin family protein is translated as MRNYYIVFFLFLLSTISYSQVKGDLEVGIGIGYNMATINEPDDFNDVYSNNNKNFSVSADYNFSNRWSLKTKLIYDTKGWDQGPLYFRGGRLRGANVDLHYLTVPLMLNWHFGGKRNWYLNFGTYAGYLMAAGEKTSNADITEAFRKTDFGLTFGIGAKIPVTKYFKIYIEYDFQNSFNSIYKDSTIPEVRNIRSAINVGVNFLVL